Sequence from the Nocardia cyriacigeorgica GUH-2 genome:
TCCAGATGCTCTCATCGGTGGCGCGCTGCATCGCGGTATTGAAGGTGTCGAGAGTGGTTTTGGCGCGATCGCCGATGGTGTTCCATGCCGAAACCAGATCGCTGACAGCCTTGATATTGATCTGGTCGACCTTGGCCCGCAGCGTGGCGACATCGTCGGCCTCGAATTCGTCCTCGTCCAAGACCTGCGGCGGACGGAAGTCACCCTGGAACCCGATCTCGCCAGCTTTGGCCCGGACCCCGTCCCGCTGGGTGTTGTACTTGTTCTGTACATCCGCGGCATTGACTTCCGGCTGAAGGTCTTCGCCGGCAATGAAATCGGTGATCGCGACGCCAACATTCGACGCCATCTGGCCGAAATCCCAGCTGAGGATTCCCAGTTGCGATGGCTGGAAGGAGATCTGCATCAGGGCACCTGCCCGGCAGCGGTAATGGTGGCGGTGTTCTCGATGTCTTGGCCGGTGATGCGTTTGAAGGAGAGGGCGAAGACCTCGCGCATGTCTGTGACGACTTGGATGTGTTCGCGAATCACGGCCTCGATCGAGCGGTCCTCGCCGGTTGCTTGGGCCAGGAATTTCTTGACCAAAACATCGGCCATCTTGAACTGGCCGAAGCCGGAGACGTTCTGCGTCGCCGCCGTCAGCGCCATCAGCGCCTGAAGATCCGCAAGGTGTTGGTCACAGGCCTTCGCGCAGGCTAGAGCTGCCTGCTCATCATCTAGGTAAAGCTCCCCTGCTCTCGCCTGGCCGGCCAAGCCGTCCCATAGCGCTGCGTCCTCGCTCATTGCCCTCCCCTTGCTGAATCAGTTCGGAAACGTAGGCACGATCGACTCTCCAACCCGAGTCAGGACAGCGCACGGGTCTTCGAGATCATCCAGGCCATATCGATTGAACACTCGGAGCTGCACGACTCCCTGCTCAGCGGGAAACAGCACATCGCAGCCGAGATCTTTCGATGCCCCCTCAACCTTGAACTGCCGCCCACTGCGACCAGCGACAACGACATCCCGAAACTCGACGTTTCCAGGTTTTTCTTCGAATTCCTGCGCGGTTTTCCCGGTGGAGAACACGGTGATGAAGTACTTCTTCCCCGCCCAGGTGCAAATCTCCCACCCGTCCTGGTGGTTGCCCCCGAGGCCGCTCTCCTCTGTGGTCGGAATAACCCCGGCGACGCTCAGAGCGTCGTCCGGGATTCCGGTGCAAGGATCGAACAGCGCGACAGACTCCGTACTGGTCGCACTCCCCTCCGCCGTAGGCGCCCCCTCCGTGCTCCCCCCACACGCCACGACCCCGGGCACAACAACACCCGCAAGCAGCATCATCTTGATTCGGCGCGCCATCCCCACCCTTTCGACCTGTGACGGCTCAGGACCCACCGACCTTAGCAGACGACCAGTTGGCGAACAGGGCACATGCCGACCCCGACAGCCGCCGACGCTTGGCTCACAGGTGCCATCTACCTGCGGTGATGCCGAAATACCAGTGCTACTGCCCGAGCGATCCGGATCCGCTGGAACTCCGGTCCCGCCCCGGGTCGTACAAATGGGATTCTGCGCAGGAAATCCCCGTTTCGAGGGCTCGGCCGACGAGGATGACGGCGGCTTGGCGGAGGCCGGCGGCTTCGACCTGGTCGGCTATGTCGGCGAGGGTGCCGCGCAGAACCAGTTGTTCGGGTTGACTGGCTCGGTAGACGACCGCGGCGGGGCAGTCGGATCCGTGGAATTCGGTCAGCTCGGCGGCCAGGGTCCGGATGCGGGTGATGGCGAGGTGGAGGACGAGAGTTGCTCCAGTACGGGCGAATTCGGCCAGGGCCTCGGATTCGGGCATGGCGGTGGAGCGGGCCTGGGTGCGGGTGAGGACGACCGATTGCACCACTTCGGGGACGGTGAGTTCGGTGCCGAGGATGGCGGCCGCGGCGGCGTAGGCGGGGACGCCGGGGGTGACGTCCCAGGGGATGCCGTGCGCGTCGAGGCGGCGGGTTTGTTCGGTGAGGGCCGAATAGATCGACGGGTCGCCGGAGCAGAGGCGGGCGACGTCGCGGCCGGACTCGTGCGCGCTGACCAAGTGGGCGATGATCTGGTCGAGGTCCAGGCGCTGGGTGTCGATCAGTTCGGTGCCGGGTGCGCAATGGGCGAGCACCTCGGGGTCGAGGTAGGTGCCGGCGTACAGGCAGACCGGTGAGGTGCTGAGCAGTTCGACCGCGCGGACGGTCAGCAGGTCCGCGGCGCCGGGGCCGGCGCCGATGAAATGCACGGTCATGCGGGTGAGTCTATTCAGCCGGTCATATCGAACGCCGCGATGACCTTGTGTGGCCGCACCCGCACTACCAGCTCCCCGGGCACACCATTACGTTTGCCGAATTCCTCGGCCCGGTCGGCGCCCATGTAGCGGCCGCCGATCGCGGTGGCGGTGCGCACCAGCTCATCGAGGTCTTCCGACAGCGTCGCGGTGCCCTGGACCTGCACGAACGCATACGGCTGCTGCTCGAGATCCACGCACACCGCGATCCGGTTGTCACGCGCCAGCGCCTTGCCTTTGGCCGAGGTTTTGCCCGTGTTGAACACCAGCTCCTCGCCCTCGACGATGAACCACACCGGCACGACCACCGGCCGCCCGTCGCCCGCCGTGAACGCCACCTTGGCCGTCCGCGTGCCCTCGGTCAGAAACTCACGCACCCTCGGATCCGACAACGTCGCCATCACCCCACCCTAAGCCGCTCGCCCCGCCCAGCCGCCCAACCTGGCCTGCCGAGCGTCACATGAGCGAGGCAAACGCCGAGTAGACCCCTCGCTCCTGTAGCTCTCGGCGAGGTGTGCCGCGGGGGCGCGCGAGCGGACTGGCTTTTATTTTTTTCTGACGTATGGTCGAGGTCAGTTGGAACTTCGAAAGTAGGAGCGACAATGGCTGATAAATCCCGTGGTAAGTCGTTGAAGAAATCTGCGACCACGATCAAGGAGCGCCGGGCCGCGAAGCGGGAGCGGGAGGCGGATACCTCGGTGATCGTGCGGAAGCGCAAGGGCTGAGCCACTTTTCACCGCTCGGGCACGCCGCCCGACTTTTACGGATCTTTTCGATCCGGCACCGTCCCGACACACCTCCCATTTTCGGACCGTCGGGTTTTTCCATCCTTTTCACGGCCTGGTTTTCTGCTGCGCGAAAAAATTCGAGCTCGCGATCCCAGCCGACCGGAACTATTTCAGGAGAAAGCATGACTACCTCCGGAATCGCGGACCGAAGGACCGACCGCGGGTCGAGCTTCAGCACCGCCGAGATCAAGGCCCGGATCAAGGAGATGTTCGACGCCCGAGGTCCACACATCCGAGCCGAGGAGGACGGTAGCCGTGATCGCGACGAAGATGAACCGTAGCGGGGTGACGTCGGCACTGGGGCAACGGTGCTCGCCGGCGAGGGCGGCTCGGTCGCCGGTCGTCATCGGACGACCGGGCCGCCTGCTCGACGCGGTTGCCGCGGAGTTCCGCCGGCAGGGCGTGGTAGCGAGTTACGGTGGGGCACCGCATATTTCACGGCAGATGGCCAGGATGCCGCATGTGGACGGGCAACGCGATGGCGCGAGCCCGTCCGCGTCGGGCGATGCGAGCGGGCCTAGCGAGCCTAGCGATGCGAGCACGCCTAGCACGGCAAGCACGGCGACCGGCCCCAGCGCGGCAACCGGATCCCGCGCGACGACCGCAACCGGTGCACCCAACACGCGCACCACCGATCTCGCGACAACCACCCCCTCCACCATCGTCATCGCGGACCGGTCGATGATCGAATTCCTCTTCCGCGACCGCACGAGCAACGCGGGCGTCATACGCATGTTCGACCGCATCCGCCGCGAACGCTCGGTCGAACGCCAACTATGCGGAATGGCAACCACATCCGCGCTCGCGATCGGCGCGCGACGGCTGCTCATCGTGTGCGAAATCGGGCAGACGTCCGCCGACGAGCGGACCCGGGCACTGCGCTGGGTGCGCGGGCTGGCGCACCGGATCGGCTACGAGTGCTCGGTCAACGGACTGCACGGGCTCGCCACCTGGTACACCGTGGTCGTGTCCGGCACCGATCGCGCACACGCCGCGCGGTCGGTCGTCGAGTGGTACCGGAGCGGGCATCTGCCATAGGGCGGGGGTCAACCCTTGCCGAGCAGAGCCGGCTGCTGCTCACGGACCAGCTGCACCAGCGCCTCGACGAGCGCCGCCACTTCCGGGCGGCGCAACGTTTCCGGCCGGGCCACCAGCCAATACGACAGCCGGACGGCCACCGCCTCGGGCAGGACGCGGACCAGGTCGTCGTGGCGGTCGGCCATGAAACACGGCAGCAGGCCCAGTCCCGCGGCGGCGCGGGTGGCTTCGACGTGGACGAAGACGTTGGTGGAGGTCACCGACTCGGGCAGGGTGGGGACGAAGCTGGAGGCCAGGTCCAGATCGTCCACCTGGAGCATGGAGTCGATGAAGTAGACCAGCGGATGGCCGTGCAGGTCGGCGATGCTCGCCGGCGTTCCGCGCTCGGCCAGGTAGTCGCGGGAGCCGTAGAGGCCGAGGCAGTAGTCGCCGAGCCGAATCGCCTTGGCGCGCTGCACCTGTGGTGTGCCCACCACCACTTCGATATCCAATCCGGACCGCTGCTGGGAGGCGCGCCGGGTGGTCGCCACGATCTCGACCGCCACCCGCGGATGCTCGCGCCGCACCCGGGCGGCGGCGGGCGCGGCGAGATAGGCGCTGAAACCGTCGGTCGCCGACATCCGCACCACGCCCTCCAGCTCGCGCTGCCCCCGCGGACCGGCCATGAACTTGACGGCCGTCTCGATGGTCTCCGCCGCGACCAGCGCGGTACGGCCGAGTTCGGTCAGCTCCCAGCCGCCGGCCGAGCGGGTGAGCACGCGCCCGCCGAGGGCCTGCTCCAGCGCGGCGATGCGGCGGGCGATGGTGGTGTGGTTGATGCCCAGCTCGTTCGCCGCGGTGACGTAGCGTCCCGACCGCCCGACGGCCAGCAGAACCAGCAGATCATCGGCGCTGGGACGCCGGGCCGGGCCGGGAGCGGACGCATTCATTTCTGCATTTTTGCAGACATACCCTGCGCATCTGGCCATTGCCGACGACAACCATGTGCACTGATACTCATCGTCATGGCCTGTGGCGGCCATCACATTCGATCAGTGATGCGGTCGCGATGATGAGGGAGTTTCGACGATGAGCGTGCACGACGCGGCGAAGACCGACGACAAGGGAGTACCGACCGGACTACGAAGAGTGGTCGCCGCGTCGATGGCGGGCACGGTGGTCGAGTGGTACGAGTTCTTCCTCTACGGCACCGCCGCCACCCTGGTGTTCAGCAAGGTGTTCTTCGCCGAGACCACCAGCGACCTCGACGCGATCCTGGCGGCATTCGTCACCTACGCGGTGGGCTTCGCGGCCCGTCCGCTCGGCGGCGTCGTCTTCGGGCACTTCGGTGACAAGTACGGACGCAAGAAGCTGCTCCAGTTCAGCCTGCTGCTGGTGGGCGCGGCGACGTTCCTGATGGGCTGTCTGCCCACCTTCGGCCAGGTCGGGTATCTGGCGCCGACGCTGCTGGTGATCCTGCGGTTCATCCAAGGCTTCGCCGTCGGCGGTGAATGGGGTGGCGCGGTGCTGCTGGTGGCCGAGCACAGCCCCAACCGCAGCCGCGGATTCTGGGCGAGCTGGCCGCAGGCCGGTGTGCCGGCGGGCAACCTGCTGGCCACGGTGGTGCTGCTGGCGCTGACCTCCACGCTGTCGGACGCGGCGTTCCTGAGCTGGGGCTGGCGAGTGGCGTTCTGGCTGTCGGCGGTGGTGGTGCTGATCGGCTACTACGTGCGCACCAAGGTCACCGACGCGCCGATCTTCGTCGCCGCGCAGCAGGAGGCCGAGAAGGCCCGCGCCACCTCGTTCAGCGTGGTGGAGGTGCTCAAGCGTTACCCGCGTGGGGTTTTCACCGCGATGGGGCTGCGCTTCGGCGAGAACATCATGTACTACCTGGTCGTCACGTTCACCATCACCTACCTGAAGGTGCAGGTCGATCTGGATACCGACACCATCCTGTGGTGGCTGCTGATCGCGCACGCTATCCACTTCTTCGCGATCCCGATGGTCGGCAGGCTCAGCGATCGGTTCGGACGGCGTCCGGTGTATCTGGTCGGCGCGATCACCGCGGGCACCTGGGGTTTCTTCGCTTTCCCGATGATGGACAGCGGGCACAACGCGGTGATCCTGGCCGCGATCATCATCGGCCTGCTGTTCCACGCGCTGATGTACGCGGCGCAGCCGGCGATCATGGCGGAGATGTTCCCGACCCGGATGCGGTACTCCGGTGTTTCCCTCGGCTACCAGGTGACCTCGATCGTCGCGGGTTCGCTGGCCCCGATCATCGCGGTGCGGCTGCTGGACACCTTCGACTCCTCGGTGCCGATCGCCTGGTACCTGGCCGGGGCCTGCGCGCTGACCGCCGTCGCGGTGATCGTGGCCCGGGAGACCAGTGGGCTGGATCTGGCCGAGATCGACTCGGCCGATGCGGCGAACCTGGCGAACGAAGCCGAGCAGTCCGCGAAGACGGTGGCCGCGCCCGCGCCCGCCACGGTGACGGCGAAATGACGGTCCGACGCGGGCCGAGCCGCACGATGCGGGATGACACGGCGGGCCAGGTCGGCGCCGAGGCGATCCGGATTCGGGCGGTGGCGCGATGAGCACTCTCGAAGGCAAGCGCGCACTAGTGACCGGCGGGGCGAGCGGGATCGGCGCGGCCTGCGCCCGGGCGCTCGCCCAGCGCGGGGCCCACGTCACCGTCGCCGATATCGACGAAGTCGGTGCGAAGGCGCTGGCCGAGGAGATCGGCGGCACCGCGTGGGGCGTCGACCTGCTCGACGTCGGCGAACTCGAACAGCTGACGCTCGAGGTCGAGATCCTGGTGAACAATGCCGGCATCCAGAGCATCGACCCGATCCCCGAGTTCGCGCCGCAGCGGTTCCGCACCCTGATGACGCTGATGGCCGAGGCGCCGTTCCTGCTGATCCGGGCCGCGCTGCCGCACATGTACGAGCAGGGCTTCGGCCGGATCGTGAACATCTCCTCGGTGCACGGGCTGCGCGCCTCGGAGTACAAGGTGGCCTATGTGGCCGCCAAGCACGCCTTGGAGGGCATCTCGAAGGTGACCGCGCTGGAAGGTGGCAGGCACGGGGTGACGAGCAACTGCGTCAACCCGGGGTACGTGCGCACTCCCCTGGTCGACAAGCAGATCGCCGACCAGGCCCGCACCCACGGGATCGCGGAAAGTGAAGTGCTGGAACGGATTCTGCTCACCGAGAGCGCGATCAAACGGCTGGTGGAACCGGAAGAGGTGGGCGCGCTCACCGCCTGGCTGGCCGGGCCGGACGCGGGCATGGTCACCGGCGCGTCCTACACCATGGACGGGGGTTGGAGCGCCCGGTGAGCGCTCGGTCGCGGTGCGCGGGGTCGCGGCAAGTCCACCTGGGTGAGCCCAGCGGTCGCGCCGCACGGACCGGCAACCGACGTGCCGGGTCGGCGCTATGAGGGGGCCGATCCGGCACAACGGCCACAGCCAGGTACGGCCCGGCGACCAGCGCCGCATCCGGCACACCTGCTCCGGCCGGATCGAGCACGGCGTCCATCGGCCGCCCCGATCAGCTCAGAGCCGCGATCGCCATCTCCCGCAGAATCGCCCGAGCGCGGGCGGCCGTCGCCGGGGTCGCGCTGTGCGGGGTGGAGTTCATCAAACCGAATGCGGCGTGGGCCTTGACCCGCGCCGCGTCCTCGGCCAGTCCGGGATGCAATTCGCGCTGCACACCCACCCAGATCTCGACGTAGCGGCGCTGATACCGGCGCACTTCGCGCCGTGCGGGTTCGGGGACGTTGTCGAGGTCGCGGTCCTGGATGCGGATCAGCTCCGGCTCACCGAGCGCGAAATCGAGGTGGAAGTCGACCAGCTTGCCGAGCGCTTCGCCGGGCGAGGAAGCGTCGGCGACCACGGCCTCACCGCCTTCGAACAGCCGGCGGCTGACTCCGACCAGCAGTTCGACCAGCAGGGCTTCCTTGTTTGGGAAGTGCCGGTACACCGCGGGCCCGCTGATGCCGACGGCCGCGCCCAGGTCGTCGAGGCGCATGCCGAGGAAGCCGCGGTCGGCGATGAGCCGGGCGCCGGCATCGAGCAACTGCCGCCTGCGCTCGGCTTTCTGCTGTTCACGGCGCGTGAGCATGCCGGTTTCCGTGCCGGTCATCGGCGCTCCTCCCAGCCGGTCTGGACAACTCGGTTAGTCAAGATTAACCTGTATTCCAGTTATCAGCGATTAACTGACCGGCAGGATGGCGTGATGACGATGACCCAGGACCCGCGCGCGAGCGCTGCGGTCTCCGACAACTACGCGGCGCATCAGGCGCTGGTCGCCGATCTGCGTGCCCGGCTCGCCACGACCGCGCTCGGCGGTCCGGAGAAGGCCAGGCAGCGCCATATCGCGCGCGGCAAACTGCTGCCACGTCAGCGGGTGGATCAGCTACTCGACCCGGGCAGCCCGTTCCTCGAACTGTCCCCGCTGGCCGCGACCGGCATGTACGACGACGAATGCCCCGGCGCGGGCGTCATCACCGGCATCGGCCGGGTGTCGGAGCGCGAATGCGTGATCGTCGCCAATGACGCGACGGTCAAGGGCGGCACCTACTACCCGCTCTCGGTGAAGAAGCATCTGCGCGCCCAGGAAGTCGCGTTGCAGAACCATCTGCCGTGCGTCTACCTGGTCGACTCGGGCGGGGCGTACCTGCCGCATCAGGACGAGGTGTTCCCCGATCGCGAGCACTTCGGCCGGATCTTCTACAACCAGGCCACCATGAGCGCCAAGGGCATCGCCCAGATCGCGGCGGTGATGGGTTCGTGCACCGCGGGCGGGGCGTATGTGCCCGCGATGAGCGATGAAGCGGTGATCGTGCGCGATCAGGGCACCATCTTCCTGGGCGGCCCGCCGCTGGTGAAGGCGGCCACCGGTGAGGTGGTCACCGCGGAGGAACTCGGCGGCGGCGCGCTGCATTCGCGCACCTCCGGCGTCACCGACCATCTCGCCGACGACGATCAGGACGCGCTGCGCATCGTCCGGCGCATCGTGAGCACTCTCGGCCCGCGGCCCGAAAGCCCGTGGGAGGTGCGCACTCCGGTGGAGCCCGCCGCCCCGGCCGAGGAGCTCTACGACGTGGTCCCGGTCGATCTGCGCACCCCCTACGACGTGCGCGAGGTGATCACCCGCATCGTCGACGGCGATCCCGGCGGCGGCAGCGGCTTCCACGAATTCAAGGCCGAATACGGCAAGACCCTGGTCACCGGCTTCGCCCACATCCACGGCCACCCGGTCGGCATCGTCGCCAACAATGGCGTGCTGTTCAGCGAATCCGCCATGAAGGGCGCGCATTTCATCGAACTGTGCGACAAGCGAAAGATTCCGCTGCTGTTCTTGCAGAACATCACCGGCTTCATGGTCGGCCGCGACTACGAGGCCGGCGGCATCGCCAAGCACGGCGCGAAGATGGTGACCGCAGTGGCCTGTGCGCGGGTGCCGAAGCTGACGGTCGTCATCGGCGGCTCCTACGGCGCGGGCAATTACTCCATGTGCGGCCGCGCGTATTCACCGCGGTTCCTGTGGATGTGGCCCAATGCCCGGATCTCGGTGATGGGTGGCGAGCAGGCCGCCTCGGTGCTGTCGACGGTGCGTGGCGATCAGCTCGACAGCAGCGGTAAGCCCTGGACCGACGAGGACCAGGAGGCGTTCAAGGCCCCGATCCGCGAGCAGTACGAGCGGCAGGGCAACCCCTACTACTCCACCGCGCGGCTGTGGGACGACGGCGTCATCGACCCCGCCGACACCAGAACCGTGCTCGGACTTGCCCTCTCGGTGTGTGCGCAGGCTCCGCTGGAACCTGTCTCCTACGGCGTCTTCCGGATGTGATGAGAATGCTGAATACGAATCATCCCGTCGGTTTCGACACCGTCCTGGTCGCCAATCGCGGCGAGATCGCGGTGCGCGTCATCCGCACGCTGCGCGCGATGGGCATCCGCTCGGTCGCGGTCTACAGCGATGCCGATGCCGGGGCCCGGCACGTCCGCGAGGCCGATGTGTCGGTGCGGCTGGGTCCGGCGCCGGCGCGCGAGAGCTATCTCGATATCGCCAAGGTGGTCGACGCCGCCGTGCGCACCGGCGCCCAGGCCGTGCACCCCGGTTACGGATTCCTGTCCGAGAACGCCGCGTTCGCCGCCGCGCTGGCCGACAAGGACATCGTGTTCCTCGGCCCGCCCGCCAAGGCGATCGAGGTGATGGGCGACAAGATCACCGCCAAGAACACCGTCTCGGCCTTCGACGTGCCGGTGGTGCCCGGTATCGCCGAGCCCGGACTCGATGACGACGCGCTCATCGCGGCCGCCACCGAGATCGGCTATCCGGTGCTGGTCAAGCCGTCCGCCGGTGGTGGCGGCAAGGGCATGCGGCTGGTGCACGAACCGGCCGAGCTGCCCGCCGCGCTGGTCAGCGCCCGGCGCGAGGCCGCCGCGGCGTTCGGCGACGACACCCTGTTCATCGAACGGTTCGTCACCCGGCCGCGCCATATCGAGGTGCAGATCCTGGCCGACCAGCACGGCAACGTGGTGCATCTGGGCGAACGCGAATGCAGTTTGCAGCGCAGGCACCAGAAGGTGATCGAGGAGGCGCCCTCGCCGCTGCTGGACGCGGCCACCCGGGCCAGGATCGGCGCGGCGGCCTGCAATACCGCGCGCAGCGTCGATTACGTCGGCGCGGGCACGGTGGAATTCATCGTCTCGGCCGACCGTCCGGACGAGTTCTTCTTCATGGAGATGAACACCCGGCTCCAGGTGGAGCATCCGGTGACCGAAATGGTGACCGGTGTGGACCTGGTCGAATGCCAGGTGCGGGTGGCGGCCGGACAGCGGATCACCTTGGCGCAGGAGGACATCCGGCTCGTCGGCCATGCCGTCGAGGCGCGCGTCTACGCCGAGGATCCGGGGCGCGGCTTCCTGCCCACCGGCGGCACCGTGGTCGATCTGGCCGAGCCGAGCGGCAAGGGCGTTCGGGTGGATTCGGGGTTGCGGGTCGGCACCGTCGTCGGCAGCGATTACGACCCGATGCTGTCGAAGGTGATCGCGCACGGTCCCGACCGCGCGGCCGCGCTGGCGGCGCTGGACCGGGCGCTGGGCGAGACCGTGGTGCTCGGTGTGACCACCAATATCGAGTTCCTGCGGCTCCTGCTCGAAGACCCCGATGTGGTGGCCGGACGCCTGGATACCGCGCTGTTGGACCGCAGGGCCGTCGACTTCACCCCGGCGCCCGTGCCCGACGAGGCGTTCGCCGCCGCCGCGGTCTATCACTGGCTGCGCCGCTGGCCTGCCGGGCCCGCCGATCCGTGGGATCAGCCGACCGGCTGGCGGGTCGGGTCGGCCGCGCCCACCTCGATCCGGCTCGAGGGCGGCAACCGCACCGAACACGTCTACCTGACCGGGGCCCCGGCGGCAGCGGAACTGCGGGTGGGCGACGACGGTTCGCCGGCCTCGGTGTCCGCCGAACTCACCGCGCCGGGTCTGCTGACGATCACCGTCGACGACCTGCGCCGCGACTACCGGCTGGCCGAACACGACGGCCGGCTGTGGGTCGCGGGACCGTTCGGCGTCTGCTCGTTGCGTGAGGTGGCCGAGGTCAACGTCCGCGCGGGCGAGGCCGATCTCGGTGACGCCGAAATCCGCAGCCCCATGCCCGGTTCGGTAATCGCGGTGCCGGTCGAACCCGGCGCCGAGGTGGCCGCGGGCGCGCCCGTCGTGGTGGTGGAAGCGATGAAGATGGAGCATTCGCTGACCGCACCGAGCGCGGGCACCGTCGAAGTGCTGGTACGGCCCGGCGATCAGGTGAGTCTGGACCAGGTGCTCGCAAGGATCCACGCCGCCGCCCCTGCCGAGCCGACCGACTCCCCCACTGCCGCACCGGCTTCTGACCGATAGGACCACACGATGACCGACTTCCTTTCCACCGGAACCCTTCCCGACGAGTACCGCGACCTCGCGCTCACCGTCCGCGATTTCGCCAACCAGGTCGTCGCGCCGGTCGCCGCCGAACACGACGCCAACCACACCTTCCCGTACAAGGTCGTCCAGGGCATGGCCGAGATGGGCCTGTTCGGACTGCCGTTCCCCGAGGAGTACGGCGGCATGGGCGGCGACTACTTCGCGCTGTGCCTCGCGCTCGAGGAACTGGGCAAGATCGACCAGAGCGTGGCCATCACCCTCGAGGCCGGTGTCTCGCTGGGCGCCATGCCGATCTACCGCTTCGGCACCGAGGAGCAGAAGCAGCAGTGGCTGCCCCAGCTCACCAGCGGACGCAACCTGGCCGCGTTCGGCCTCACCGAACCGGGCGCGGGCAGCGACGCGGGCGGCACCCGCACCACCGCGGTCGCCGACGGCGGCGATTGGGTGATCAACGGCAGCAAGCAGTTCATCACCAACTCCGGCACCGACATCACGAGCCTGGTGACAGTGACGGCGGTGACCGGCGAAACGGGCGGCAAGAAGGAGATCTCCACCATCCTGGTGCCCACCGACACCCCCGGTTTCGTCGCCGAACCCGCCTACAACAAGGTCGGCTGGAACGCCTCCGACACCCATCCGCTCTCGTTCACCGATGTGCGGGTGCCGCAGGAGAACCTGCTCGGCGAACGCGGCCGCGGCTACGCGAACTTCCTGCGCATTCTCGACGAGGGCCGCATCGCCATCGCCGCGCTGGCCACCGGTGTGGCGCAGGGCTGTGTGGACGAGAGCGTGCGCTACGCCAAGGAGCGCGAGGCCTTCGGCCGGGCCATCGGCACCAACC
This genomic interval carries:
- a CDS encoding DUF3558 domain-containing protein — translated: MARRIKMMLLAGVVVPGVVACGGSTEGAPTAEGSATSTESVALFDPCTGIPDDALSVAGVIPTTEESGLGGNHQDGWEICTWAGKKYFITVFSTGKTAQEFEEKPGNVEFRDVVVAGRSGRQFKVEGASKDLGCDVLFPAEQGVVQLRVFNRYGLDDLEDPCAVLTRVGESIVPTFPN
- the cobM gene encoding precorrin-4 C(11)-methyltransferase, with the protein product MTVHFIGAGPGAADLLTVRAVELLSTSPVCLYAGTYLDPEVLAHCAPGTELIDTQRLDLDQIIAHLVSAHESGRDVARLCSGDPSIYSALTEQTRRLDAHGIPWDVTPGVPAYAAAAAILGTELTVPEVVQSVVLTRTQARSTAMPESEALAEFARTGATLVLHLAITRIRTLAAELTEFHGSDCPAAVVYRASQPEQLVLRGTLADIADQVEAAGLRQAAVILVGRALETGISCAESHLYDPGRDRSSSGSGSLGQ
- a CDS encoding PPOX class F420-dependent oxidoreductase, whose amino-acid sequence is MATLSDPRVREFLTEGTRTAKVAFTAGDGRPVVVPVWFIVEGEELVFNTGKTSAKGKALARDNRIAVCVDLEQQPYAFVQVQGTATLSEDLDELVRTATAIGGRYMGADRAEEFGKRNGVPGELVVRVRPHKVIAAFDMTG
- a CDS encoding LysR family transcriptional regulator, with protein sequence MARCAGYVCKNAEMNASAPGPARRPSADDLLVLLAVGRSGRYVTAANELGINHTTIARRIAALEQALGGRVLTRSAGGWELTELGRTALVAAETIETAVKFMAGPRGQRELEGVVRMSATDGFSAYLAAPAAARVRREHPRVAVEIVATTRRASQQRSGLDIEVVVGTPQVQRAKAIRLGDYCLGLYGSRDYLAERGTPASIADLHGHPLVYFIDSMLQVDDLDLASSFVPTLPESVTSTNVFVHVEATRAAAGLGLLPCFMADRHDDLVRVLPEAVAVRLSYWLVARPETLRRPEVAALVEALVQLVREQQPALLGKG
- a CDS encoding MFS transporter encodes the protein MSVHDAAKTDDKGVPTGLRRVVAASMAGTVVEWYEFFLYGTAATLVFSKVFFAETTSDLDAILAAFVTYAVGFAARPLGGVVFGHFGDKYGRKKLLQFSLLLVGAATFLMGCLPTFGQVGYLAPTLLVILRFIQGFAVGGEWGGAVLLVAEHSPNRSRGFWASWPQAGVPAGNLLATVVLLALTSTLSDAAFLSWGWRVAFWLSAVVVLIGYYVRTKVTDAPIFVAAQQEAEKARATSFSVVEVLKRYPRGVFTAMGLRFGENIMYYLVVTFTITYLKVQVDLDTDTILWWLLIAHAIHFFAIPMVGRLSDRFGRRPVYLVGAITAGTWGFFAFPMMDSGHNAVILAAIIIGLLFHALMYAAQPAIMAEMFPTRMRYSGVSLGYQVTSIVAGSLAPIIAVRLLDTFDSSVPIAWYLAGACALTAVAVIVARETSGLDLAEIDSADAANLANEAEQSAKTVAAPAPATVTAK
- a CDS encoding 3-hydroxybutyrate dehydrogenase produces the protein MSTLEGKRALVTGGASGIGAACARALAQRGAHVTVADIDEVGAKALAEEIGGTAWGVDLLDVGELEQLTLEVEILVNNAGIQSIDPIPEFAPQRFRTLMTLMAEAPFLLIRAALPHMYEQGFGRIVNISSVHGLRASEYKVAYVAAKHALEGISKVTALEGGRHGVTSNCVNPGYVRTPLVDKQIADQARTHGIAESEVLERILLTESAIKRLVEPEEVGALTAWLAGPDAGMVTGASYTMDGGWSAR
- a CDS encoding TetR/AcrR family transcriptional regulator, translating into MTGTETGMLTRREQQKAERRRQLLDAGARLIADRGFLGMRLDDLGAAVGISGPAVYRHFPNKEALLVELLVGVSRRLFEGGEAVVADASSPGEALGKLVDFHLDFALGEPELIRIQDRDLDNVPEPARREVRRYQRRYVEIWVGVQRELHPGLAEDAARVKAHAAFGLMNSTPHSATPATAARARAILREMAIAALS
- a CDS encoding carboxyl transferase domain-containing protein gives rise to the protein MTMTQDPRASAAVSDNYAAHQALVADLRARLATTALGGPEKARQRHIARGKLLPRQRVDQLLDPGSPFLELSPLAATGMYDDECPGAGVITGIGRVSERECVIVANDATVKGGTYYPLSVKKHLRAQEVALQNHLPCVYLVDSGGAYLPHQDEVFPDREHFGRIFYNQATMSAKGIAQIAAVMGSCTAGGAYVPAMSDEAVIVRDQGTIFLGGPPLVKAATGEVVTAEELGGGALHSRTSGVTDHLADDDQDALRIVRRIVSTLGPRPESPWEVRTPVEPAAPAEELYDVVPVDLRTPYDVREVITRIVDGDPGGGSGFHEFKAEYGKTLVTGFAHIHGHPVGIVANNGVLFSESAMKGAHFIELCDKRKIPLLFLQNITGFMVGRDYEAGGIAKHGAKMVTAVACARVPKLTVVIGGSYGAGNYSMCGRAYSPRFLWMWPNARISVMGGEQAASVLSTVRGDQLDSSGKPWTDEDQEAFKAPIREQYERQGNPYYSTARLWDDGVIDPADTRTVLGLALSVCAQAPLEPVSYGVFRM